A region from the Leopardus geoffroyi isolate Oge1 chromosome C2, O.geoffroyi_Oge1_pat1.0, whole genome shotgun sequence genome encodes:
- the NKIRAS1 gene encoding NF-kappa-B inhibitor-interacting Ras-like protein 1 isoform X2 produces MEDCETMEDVYMASVETDRGVKEQLHLYDTRGLQEGVELPKHYFSFADGFVLVYSVNNLESFQRVELLKKEIDKFKDKKEVAIVVLGNKIDLSEQRQVDAEVAQQWARSEKVRLWEVTVTDRKTLIEPFTLLASKLSQPQSKSSFPLPGRKNKGNSSSEN; encoded by the exons ATGGAAGATTGTGAAACGATGGAAGATGTATATATGGCTTCAGTGGAAACGGATCGGGGAGTAAAGGAACAGTTACATCTTTATGATACCAGAGGCTTACAGGAAGGTGTGGAGCTACCaaagcattatttttcatttgctgaTGGCTTTGTTCTTGTGTACAGTGTGAATAACCTTGAATCCTTTCAAAGAGTGGAGcttctgaagaaagaaattgataagtttaaagacaaaaaagaa gtAGCGATTGTTGTGTTAGGAAACAAAATCGACCTTTCTGAGCAGAGACAAGTAGATGCTGAGGTGGCACAGCAGTGGGCAAGAAGTGAGAAAGTGCGACTGTGGGAGGTAACGGTTACGGATCGGAAAACTCTGATTGAACCATTCACTCTGTTAGCCAGCAAACTTTCCCAGCCCCAGAGCAAATCAAGCTTCCCTTTGCCTGGGAGGAAAAACAAAGGGAACTCTAGCTCTGagaactaa